Genomic window (Aphis gossypii isolate Hap1 unplaced genomic scaffold, ASM2018417v2 Contig00893, whole genome shotgun sequence):
acttagtttataaatatgtgttgtaACGAtcatatatgtgtaaataacatctgtgttttacgtttatttcagttattacatttatttctattcgtttttaaaaattatcatcagaAATCGTCTATATCAAAAAGATCACGTCGTCATACAATATGATTCCATCAATTGTTGTCGCAAAATCAATATTCAGTATTAGACCTTTTAACAAGAAAAATGTAACGGTTGGATTTTtggttaataaaacaatttctgTTATTGTAAAACTAGAATGTaatgttactaaaaaattgttaacctTCGATTTACTTCAGTGGTGTACACTAATGTGTGAtagcaattatttattttatttaatatcggTAAAGATTACTAGGCCTCACTGAGTAAAACTCGTGTGGAGGCCTAGGAGTTATCTTATATACAacacatttacatttatcattttctCCTTAAATAGCTACTCAACTacatggtaaaaaaataacacaaaaaacagtaatatataaaaaaaaaaaaataaaaggagACAATGGtagtgtaaaaaaacaaattaaaagccCGATTCACACTAGTACGACACGACACGTCACGTCACGGCACGACACGAcacgacaaaatattataaacattgtcTGTAATGTTGTAATTCACATATATAAGGACCGACTACGACAGACACGGACCGTACCGACAAGACATCCTCGCCAAGAATGTTTTGTCGTGTCGTGTCGCTGCCTGTCAACGTCTGTCGGTACAATGtgaattcaaaaacaatttctgTCCGACAATATCCGTCAATTGATGTCAATTTGTTTTCGGATGCCACAGGACTCGCAACATACttactttcaaaattttttactaaaatttaaaaaaaaaatggatttagaGATGCTTATTGAGTTGGTTAGAGaaagaaaatgtttgtatgatatgagtgaaaaaaattatagtgacCACCTgctaaaagaaaatttatggAGAGAAATTGCAAGCACATTAAAGCAACccggtaaataaattatttttaataatattacttattacttattagcaatagtataaattttacattctgAGCAGATCGAtgaatgtaaatgtatattgatgtgtattttttatagtttgtatctgtgtacaatgtacatgatATAAGTAGTCGAAATAAGATGCTTGTGATTGGAAAGTGAATCTAATAAGTGCATCAAggagttcaaaatttaatacttccaatagtttttaaaatgccgggggaaaaaaataagaaaaacgggaattttaacccaaaaatcagttttcgacaaaattaattttggtttttggtGTAACTCATATTGCAATTTTCTATAGGTACACTAGCTAGTGCTGTAAATTTTCATGacctttttttgttgtaaactattttgtatttttatattctgggtaaaaaactttgaaaatttaatgcggGAGTCCAAATACATTGATAGAatagtagtttaaaaatattaaaaatacatagacacaactttttttataagcatttaaagttcaaatgttgacaaaaatgttcaacttaaaaatttaaaaagtgggCAAGAGGATGTCTGTCCCTCGACTGTACAATAGGTTATAAGTGAGTCACTGTAATGGatggtattaaatttgaattcaatagtataatataattgtatatattgtatacgaaaaacgattctatgTCGAGAACTCGAGACGGTTTGTCAGTCtaggatatattataagtactatattagttgtattgttaatatttaaaaaaacaatgtaggtaactataaaatgtaggctatatttaaattgtgccagaaaatattttctgatattattgtgattaagtaattaatttaaatattttagtaggtatctaattatatattttattggttttaatatataatttcgtccaaatttgaatttaatatttaattacaaaaaaataactgtgcttatatattttttaggttttttggTTACAGTATGAACTAATTAtgagaatcattattttacatttttaatcttataatttgcaaattttcgtgatttttacgtattttgtcaagatttgaactttaaatgcttataaaaaaaattgtgactaatttttaattaaatataaaaagaaaactttaaaaaaaatatttcagttgaaaactgtaaaaaatcaTGGACAAACCTAAGGGACGCATTTAGACGGGCTGCTAAAAAATCAGTTACCAAGTCTGgacaaaaatccaaaaatattaaaaaatggaaatttgaAGACGAGATGAGTTTTTTAAGACCTCATATGAAGGAAAGAGACTCAATAAGTAACATTGAATCCATGGTAAGTGATGATGATGATTCTGATGATAATGAAGATCAATGTGAAGAATCGGACAATTTGAATTCTTCGTCCGAAGATACTCATGAAGTACAATCAATACAGAGTCCAAATTCATTAACTTCAACACCACAACCGTTTCGTAAGCCAGTATCAAAAAACAGCTCcatatccaaaaaaaaaattaaattatcagatAACTATCCTGAATCCgcatctaaaaaattaatgcaatatattatacaacaaaaagaaaatgaaaCGAAATCTAAAgaagatgaaaaaaatttagatgtaaatgataaatttttttcaagtatgtGTTCCATGGTCAAACAATTTTCACCATACCACCAACATGTAGCGAGatccaaaattttttcaattatctcAGAACTAGAATTACAGCACATAACCCAACAATCATGTAATCGACCACAAAATACACCAAATCCACAGTCTGTATCTCATACACCAATACATGACCAACAAGACACTTATCAGTACCCGATCCCAAGTACCAATGAATACCATTTTGCATCATCTACACCACATCTCCCACACGGTCGACAATATAATTACGAGTCTGAAACATCATCTGAcaacagttattttaatatggtatatacacaaggtaaacaataatattcctCTCTCATAATATTGTGCCAATcagaagattttaatttaattatctacattttttttattaacatgtgtcttattttaagtatcaatattttctttgacattttaaatttaactataataagttttataaaatttataatttttattttacatgcaTTTagctaaatattttggtttttttttcttttatttgtattttatgtacaatgttttttttagtttctattAACATAATGTGCAAGGActgcaataattaaatatattttgtttattaatgttatattattttattaaaaattatgctttttaaagtttaattttgtattttgtattgttcaattttatatttcaatatttataccagACTTTgatcattatcattaattttatcataggtactatacgttttaaacataatttaatataataataacacaactaTTTAGGTATTGatgaataatcatataatattaagtttttcactcataatattacaaagaataaattcttaaactaactaatgttaaataatataattacgtaatttatgaaacaaaacaataaaattacagtataaatttataaaaaaattatttccaatGAATTTGTCCATTTGgagaacaaaaaaatgttttatatttatctcgGTATTCGAATGCGCGTTTTTGTGCACTGCCTCCTTGTCGAGGGAATGACCTTATGTGACTAGGTAAACTTGTCGAATTTAATGGCAGTTCATGATTTTGAGTTTCTGGTccatctttttttataaagttatgaaGAATGCAAGTAgtcataacaattttatctgCGTTTTGAGGTAACGCTTTAAGACGTCTACAGTAAATACGGAACTTAGCAGTAATTTGTCCAAAAGCATCTTCAACAACTTTTCTCGCCCTTGAAAGCCGTTcgttgaatacttttttttgctCGTCTTCGTATATTTGGCGACTTGGgtaatttcttaataaataattttttagtgggAATGCCTCATCACCTATAATAACATACGGAAGTTTCTCATTTGTCCCAGGAAGTTCACGATCACTTGGtatattcattttgtttttttcaagaGCTTTTCCCATATTCGAATGTGACAAAATACCACCATCGCTGTTTTTCCCATAGGCTCCAATATCCACAGCAATGAAATTATACTGGGCATCTACTAGTGCAAGTAATACaatggaaaatgtttttttatagttgaagTACAATGTTCCTCTATTAGGGGGTGCTTCAATTACCACGTGCTTGCCATCCAGTGCGCCAATGCAATTCGGGAAATTCCATATTTCCCAAAATTCATTGGCTATTCGTTCCCAATCTTCTTTTTTAGGGGTGGGCATAGTCTCTTCTttcatatttgaaataatagctTCACAAACTTCTAATACAATAGATTGAACAGTAGAATGACCTAATAAGAAACTGAAGGAAATTGTTTGGTAAGAATCACCGGTtgctaaaaatctaaaaaaaaatcatttaccaaaattatttttatgttaagttGTTTTCTCTATAAAGAATCCTAAACCATGTACTACGGCCAGTCTTGTAAAATACTTGAgtaaaagtattcaaatattttttaagttctcAAATACGTAttctaaataggtacatttgaaaaaaatacttgatttGTTGATTTATTGTTTCTGGATATGATATCATTGATTAATTGCCATTTATGTTTGGTATTGTTCCcgggtttttttatttcttttttgtagtaattagtttttgtttcttttattaaatacgttaATTTGTTTctgaatttaatgtaaaagtcttttagttttagatttaaagGATATTTCCTAACTTGAAGGTGAAGGTGGTCTCTATGCCTTATGGAATTAATTAATGCGGTGGTGGCccatggtttaatttttttagttttagaattGAAAGATATTTCGGAAGAAGCCTGTTTTTTAAGACTAGTTAGtttttcagtaaaataatGTGCTGCTCTGTTAGTATCGATTATGTCATACATTTCAGACCActcaaaattttgaattaggtCAGTTAACTTAGCTTCAtctgttataagtatttttaagggATTTGGTTTATTATGTCGGTTGTCTAGTATGTTCCCTATACTAATTATGTTTGGGTAATGATCTGTTATATTGGATTTAATAACTATCGGCTTTATGTGATCTAAAGGCtttgttttaacaaaaatatgatcaaTACAAGTATTAGACGCAGGTcttgttatgtttttaattacaggTATAAATCCGAACTGGGCCATTAACATGAGATAATcttcttttgtttttgaagGTTTTAGTATGTCGATGTTAAAAtcacctaatataattttatatttagctaTTTTTAGGTTGGAACTACTcagtattatatcatttaattcttCTAGGGCTATGTCAATAATACCATTAGGAGATCTATAAGTAGGATAGATTACAAAGGCcgtttttgataatttgaaaGAGATTTCTAAGGTTGTTAGTGCTGATGTGTTAAATTCTATTATCGAGACATCGGTTAAGGTGTCTTTTAGGTATACTACAATACcgtcattttgatttttattatttaaagttgtatGAATTGAATAACCTGAAATTAAGAAATTAGTGATTGATATATTACCAAGCCCTAACCAAGTctctgttaaaataattacatcaaATTTGGTGTTCATGTTATCTAAATTGATACATAGttcatcaaaatgttttttaatgctACAGATATTCatagtgaaaatatttattgagttttGTAGAGTTGTAGTTTTATATAGTGTTGTTTAGTTTATCAAAAGaacaattaatagtatttattgccACATTATTATCAGATAATAATGTACTAATagtgtttttattcataacaGATATTGTTGAGGTGTATACAGGTAAAAGTGATGAGCTAGGTACATAGTTCTTTAGTAATAATAGAAAGCtgaagtatgtataatgttttgtaGAAATAAAAGATTTAGTTATTTTCTGAGAATCGTATGGCTTCACTATGAATACGCTGCCCTCAGATATGGCTAATAAAGgcaattataaagtaataaagatAATGAATGTGTGTGAGAGTTTtaacatagaaataataattgtataaggtaatatgtataaagttgaaatgtaatattaaatttatataaagacgagataatatatgtgtatgataattagtataattgaaatataggCATAAGAGTAAtaagaatatacattttatatttacgaatTTAGGTTTGTTGAGTTTAAATGATCATACTGTGATTTTAAATTCGAAATTACTTCCTCATTGTCAACATGACATATGATTTTATCAGTTTCGTTTTTTCGTAGGAAAACAAGACCATTTTTCGTCCAAACGAATTGAAAGTGGAATGATTTTTTGAGGTCTCTTGCTTCTTTGAATAGCTTGCTACCTTTTGTTGTTAAGTTTTCTCTAATGTAAATAGGCATATCAGGCTATATACCAATGTCCTTagtagaaaaatttatttttatttggcgAGCTTTAagggtatttattttatcttgatgatttatgaatttaactataattctTCTGGGACGTGCGTTGTTACGGTTAAAACTAATTCTGTGACAATCATTTATCATTGACacgtttatatttgaatttaattcttTACATATTTGTTGGACTAATTTAGTGCAATcttctgttttattttcaggTATTCcatcaatgataatatcattTGATATTTGGCGGCGTTCCATGagttcaattttgttttctagTTGGATTATatgtgttttcaaaatattgttttctgtAATAATCTTATcgattacattaaatttggcGTTTaggttattgaaattaatgcaGGTatcttctttaaatttttgaaatgtgtCTTCAAGTTGAagtataatttcttttatttcaattaaatcagTGTTACCTGAGTTTACTGAGGAGTCAAGTCGGAGCGAGGCTCTTTTGGCGTTAGAGCAACTGCCACATCTCCAAATATTGTCCGACTATTTTAGATAGTCTACATCTTCCTTGGAAAGTTTTTGACATTTGGCGTGCCAAGTCAAATCACAGTCAGTACAAGTTACAGACAGGGCCGACACAATATTAACAGAGCAGGAGTTGCATAAaggcttaataaaatattgtttgtgagagtttaaaataacaacaaaagcACACGCGAACAGAAAAATGCGATAAGGGAGAGACGTATACGTAGACGTTACACAATCGAACAGGACGGAGTgcaaatgataacaaattatagttcaataactaataatctaCATACTAATTGTAAACGTGTGAAAATAACTGATgacatatattattcagtcaatttaaatcagttaactattaaattgcaTGTTAATGATCATTTTATTACCTTATATATACTGACTTACatcgtttaaaacaattacaacaatGTATCGATTCACATATTGTGAAAGAAAAGCAGAAAAAGTTGGTTTCATATCAGTCAACTTTTGATAccgtatattcattaattagagCAGACATCAATATTCTACCATCATCTTGTCAGCGAAATGATTTTACTAATcagtatattcaaaattttgactttagcATGTGTTGTATACAGAACGATGattcttgttttatatatgaaatacttcAATTCCACAATAATTCACTATcaggtatgatattatatgatttaatgacgatttaaaataaaatttgtattgaaatttataccactataattgttataattactctaagaattgatttcaatattatagtaaaaaaataagattaattaattttaccaattttaataatttta
Coding sequences:
- the LOC126555524 gene encoding variant-silencing SET domain-containing protein-like translates to MSICFRMPQDSQHTYFQNFLLKFKKKMDLEMLIELVRERKCLYDMSEKNYSDHLLKENLWREIASTLKQPVENCKKSWTNLRDAFRRAAKKSVTKSGQKSKNIKKWKFEDEMSFLRPHMKERDSISNIESMVSDDDDSDDNEDQCEESDNLNSSSEDTHEVQSIQSPNSLTSTPQPFRKPVSKNSSISKKKIKLSDNYPESASKKLMQYIIQQKENETKSKEDEKNLDVNDKFFSSMCSMVKQFSPYHQHVARSKIFSIISELELQHITQQSCNRPQNTPNPQSVSHTPIHDQQDTYQYPIPSTNEYHFASSTPHLPHGRQYNYESETSSDNSYFNMVYTQGKQ
- the LOC126555523 gene encoding uncharacterized protein LOC126555523, yielding MKEETMPTPKKEDWERIANEFWEIWNFPNCIGALDGKHVVIEAPPNRGTLYFNYKKTFSIVLLALVDAQYNFIAVDIGAYGKNSDGGILSHSNMGKALEKNKMNIPSDRELPGTNEKLPYVIIGDEAFPLKNYLLRNYPSRQIYEDEQKKVFNERLSRARKVVEDAFGQITAKFRIYCRRLKALPQNADKIVMTTCILHNFIKKDGPETQNHELPLNSTSLPSHIRSFPRQGGSAQKRAFEYRDKYKTFFCSPNGQIHWK